A single Manduca sexta isolate Smith_Timp_Sample1 chromosome 11, JHU_Msex_v1.0, whole genome shotgun sequence DNA region contains:
- the LOC115452540 gene encoding spectrin beta chain isoform X4, which yields MTTDISVSRWDPSIGHGQEIIDEFEYDGGNSSSRLYERSRIKALADERESVQKKTFQKWVNSHLVRVGCRIGDLYVDMRDGKMLIKLLEVLSGERLPRPTKGKMRIHCLENVDKALQFLREQRVHLENMGSHDIVDGNPRLNLGLIWTIILRFQIQDITIEETDNKETKSAKDALLLWCQMKTAGYNNVNVRNFTTSWRDGLAFNAIIHKHRPDLIQFEKLHRSNPIHNLNNAFNVAEEKLGLTKLLDAEDIAVDHPDEKSIITYVVTYYHYFSKMKQETVQGKRIGKVVGIAMENDKMMHEYESLTSDLLQWIERTIEALGDRTFANSLEGVRQQLIQFANYRTVEKPPKFVEKGNLEVLLFTLQSRMRAANQKPYTPREGRMIHDINRAWERLEKAEHERELALREELIRQEKLEQLAARFNRKAQMRETWLSENQRLVSQDNFGFDLAAVEAAAKKHEAIETDIFAYEERVQAVVAVCSELQAERYHDMERVCARRDNVLRLWAYLLELLRARRARLELSLQLQQNFQEMLYILDSMEEIKMRLLTDDYGKHLMGVEDLLQKHALVEADINVLGERVKVVVGQSQRFLEQEEGGYRPCDPAVTVDRIHQLENAYAELVHLAVERRKRLEDSRKLWQFYWDMADEENWIKEKEQIVSVDDIGHDLTTVYLLISKHKALEADMQAHEPQLMSVAAVGDELISQGHFGADRIQDRLRDILSQWNHLLDLVSLRKNRLDAAVRYHQLFADADDIDNWMLDTLRLVSSEDTGVDEAQVQSLLKKHKDVTDELKNYANVIQQLKQQAQELSPEDASSAEVRERLGAIDARHGELAELARLRKQRLLDALSLFKLLAEADAADQWIAEKDRMLDTMLPPKDIDDVEIMKHRYDGFDKEMNANASRVAVVNQLARQLIHVEHPQAARIQERQAALNSAWSSLREKAEAKKDDLKSAQGVQTFHIECRETVSWIEDKKRILQQTDNLEMDLNGVMTLQRRLSGMERDLAAIQARISSLESEANAIEDEHPDEAQLIRDRVHQINQNWDQLTQMLKERDAKLEEAGDLHRFLRSVDHFQAWLTKTQTDVASEDTPSSLPEAEKLLSQHQTIKEEIDNYKDEYAKMMEYGEKITAEPSTQDDPQYMFLRERLKALREGWAELQQMWENRQQLLAQSLELQLLQRDARQAEVLLSHQEHRLAKTEPPTNLEQAENLIKEHEAFLTTMEANDDKINSVVQFANRLVEERHFDADKIQRKAESIEARRNANREKALQQMEKLQDQLQLHQFLQDCDELGEWVQEKNVTAQDDTYRSAKTIHSKWTRHQAFEAEIAANKERLFAVQNAAEELMKQKPEFVEIISPKMHELQDQFENLQTTTKEKGERLFDANREVLLHQTCDDIDSWMNELEKQIENTDTGTDLASVNILMQKQQMIETQMAVKAKQVTELETQAEYLQKTVPDKMEEIKEKKKCVEQRFEQLKAPLLERQRQLAKKKEAFQFRRDIEDEKLWIHEKMPLATSTDYGNSLFNVQMLQKKNQSLKTETDNHEPRILTVISNGQKLIDEGHEAAPEFKQLIDELTARWRELKDAIEQRKNNLSQWEKAQQYLFDANEAEAWMSEQELYMMVEDRGKDEISAQNLMKKHEILEQAVDDYAQTIRQLGETVRQLTSEEHPLSEQISVKQSQVDKLYAGLKDLAGERRAKLDEALRLFQLSREVDDLEQWITERELVASSQELGQDYDHVTLLWERFKEFARETQSVGSERVATAERIADQMIAMGHSDNATIAQWKEGLKETWQDLLELIETRTQMLAASRELHKYFHDCKDTLQRVNEKARGVSDELGRDAISVGALQRKHYNFMQDLSTLQQQVEAISSECARLGASYAGDKAAEITRREAEVADAWAALHAACAARKAKLEDADDLYRFLNQVRNLTLWMDDVVRQMNTGEKPRDVSGVELLMNNHQSLKAEIDTREDNFSACISLGKELLARQHYASADIKDKLLQLTNQRNALLRRWEERWENLQLILEVYQFARDAAVAEAWLIAQEPYLMSQELGHTIDEVESLIKKHEAFEKSAAAQEDRFSALQRLTTFEVKEMKRRQEAAEAAEREKREREAAEAAAAAADQPDATDTQHEQPPPQVVRRTSTKAAEKAQERPHSQPAPGTSSTPATPSTSGKVKSRSRSKSPFRSFRWRTAKKLLAGSHHSDDEEGASPASEDEGVEGTLVRKHEWESAAKRASNRSWDKLYVVAKDGRMSFYKDQKAYKASPEQYWRGETPLDLNGAVVEVAANYTKKKHVFRLRLSSGAEFLLQAHDEAEMSWWLEALRARTLAPAARSHTLPAPANQEPKRRSFFTLKKKSVTLLTSLYAP from the exons ACGAACGAGAGAGCGTACAGAAGAAGACATTTCAAAAATGGGTGAACTCTCATTTAGTCCGCGTCGGGTGCCGCATCGGCGACCTGTACGTGGACATGAGAGACGGCAAAATGCTGATCAAGCTGCTGGAGGTGCTGTCTGGAGAGAGGCTG CCCCGTCCCACCAAAGGCAAGATGCGTATTCATTGCCTGGAGAACGTTGACAAAGCGCTGCAGTTCCTGCGCGAACAACGCGTGCATTTGGAGAACATGGGCTCCCACGACATCGTCGACGGGAACCCGAGGCTCAACCTTGGACTGATCTGGACCATCATTCTGCGCTTCCAG ATTCAAGACATAACAATCGAAGAAACCGACAACAAAGAGACGAAATCGGCCAAAGACGCCCTGCTCCTGTGGTGTCAAATGAAAACCGCCGGATACAACAACGTGAACGTGCGCAACTTCACGACGTCGTGGCGCGACGGGCTCGCGTTCAACGCGATCATACACAAGCACAGGCCCGATCTGATACAGTTCGAGAAGCTTCACAGGAGCAATCCGATACACAACCTGAACAATGCGTTCAATGTTGCTGAGGAGAAACTCGGACTCACCAAGCTGTTGGACGCTGAAG aCATCGCCGTCGACCACCCCGACGAGAAGTCGATCATCACCTACGTGGTCACGTACTACCACTACTTCAGCAAGATGAAGCAGGAGACGGTGCAAGGCAAGAGGATCGGCAAGGTGGTCGGCATCGCCATGGAGAACGACAAGATGATGCATGAATACGAGTCGCTCACCAG TGACCTGTTGCAATGGATCGAGCGTACTATCGAAGCGTTGGGCGACAGAACCTTCGCGAACTCCCTCGAGGGCGTGCGTCAACAGCTCATACAATTCGCCAACTACCGCACCGTGGAAAAACCACCGAA GTTCGTGGAGAAAGGCAACCTGGAGGTGTTGCTGTTCACACTGCAGTCGCGCATGCGCGCCGCGAACCAGAAGCCGTACACGCCGCGCGAGGGCCGCATGATCCACGACATCAACCGCGCCTGGGAGCGGCTCGAGAAGGCAGAACACGAACGCGAACTCGCGCTCAGGGAGGAGCTCATCCGCCAGGAGAAGCTCGAGCAGCTGGCCGCCAG ATTCAACCGCAAAGCTCAGATGCGAGAGACATGGCTGTCGGAGAATCAGCGTCTGGTCAGCCAGGACAACTTCGGCTTCGACCTCGCCGCCGTGGAGGCAGCCGCGAAGAAACACGAGGCCATCGAGACCGACATCTTCGCGTATGAGGAGCGAGTGCAAGCCGTCGTCGCGGTGTGCTCCGAACTACAGGCTGAGAG GTACCACGACATGGAGCGCGTGTGCGCGCGGCGCGACAACGTGCTGCGGCTGTGGGCCTACCTGCTCGAGCTGctgcgcgcccgccgcgcgcgcctcgaGCTCTCGCTGCAGCTGCAGCAGAACTTCCAG GAAATGCTATACATCCTTGACTCGATGGAAGAGATCAAGATGCGTTTGCTGACGGACGACTACGGCAAGCATCTGATGGGCGTCGAAGACTTACTCCAGAAGCACGCTCTCGTCGAGGCCGACATCAATGTACTCGGCGAACGCGTCAAG GTGGTGGTGGGCCAGTCGCAGCGGTTCCTGGAGCAGGAGGAGGGCGGCTACCGTCCGTGCGACCCGGCCGTCACCGTCGATCGCATTCACCAGCTCGAGAACGCGTACGCAGAGCTTGTGCACCTCGCCGTCGAGCGCAG AAAGCGTCTGGAAGACAGCCGCAAGCTGTGGCAGTTCTACTGGGACATGGCCGATGAGGAGAACTGGATCAAGGAGAAGGAGCAGATCGTCTCCGTGGACGATATTGGACACGATCTTACTACCG TGTACCTGCTGATCTCGAAGCACAAGGCGCTGGAGGCGGACATGCAGGCGCACGAGCCGCAGCTCATGAGCGTCGCGGCCGTCGGCGACGAGCTCATCTCGCAGGGACACTTCGGCGCGGACCGCATACAG GACCGTCTCCGCGACATTCTGTCCCAATGGAACCACCTCCTGGACCTGGTGTCGCTGCGCAAGAACCGTCTAGACGCAGCCGTGCGCTACCACCAGTTGTTCGCCGACGCGGACGACATCGACAACTGGATGCTCGATACTCTCAG ATTGGTATCGTCGGAAGACACCGGTGTCGACGAGGCTCAAGTGCAGAGCCTGCTGAAGAAGCACAAGGATGTCACCGACGAACTGAAGAACTACGCCAACGTCATCCAGCAATTGAAGCAACAG GCGCAGGAGCTGAGCCCGGAGGACGCGAGCAGCGCGGAGGTGCGCGAGCGGCTGGGCGCCATCGACGCGCGCCACGGCGAGCTGGCCGAGCTGGCGCGCCTGCGCAAGCAGCGCCTGCTCGACGCTCTCTCGCTCTTCAAGCTGCTGGCCGAGGCCGACGCCGCCGACCAGTGGATCGCGGAGAAGGACCGCATGCTCGACACCATGCTGCCGCCCAAGGATATCGACGATGTTGAGATTATGAAACACAG ATACGATGGGTTCGACAAGGAGATGAACGCGAACGCGTCTCGCGTGGCGGTGGTGAACCAGCTGGCGCGGCAGCTCATCCATGTGGAGCACCCGCAGGCGGCGCGCATACAGGAGCGCCAGGCCGCACTCAACAGCGCTTGGTCCTCGCTCCGTGAAAAG GCTGAAGCAAAGAAAGATGACCTTAAATCCGCTCAAGGCGTACAAACATTCCACATCGAGTGCCGCGAGACTGTCTCATGGATCGAAGACAAGAAGAGGATTCTGCAGCAAACTGACAACCTCGAGATGGACCTCAacg GCGTGATGACGCTCCAGCGTCGCCTGTCGGGCATGGAGCGCGACCTGGCCGCGATCCAGGCGCGCATCTCGTCGCTGGAGAGCGAGGCCAACGCCATCGAAGACGAGCATCCCGACGAGGCGCAGCTCATCCGCGACCGCGTGCACCAGATCAACCAGAACTGGGATCAGCTCACGCAGATG cTCAAAGAACGGGATGCAAAATTGGAAGAGGCCGGCGACTTGCATCGTTTCTTGCGCTCAGTGGACCACTTCCAGGCTTGGCTTACCAAGACTCAGACCGACGTGGCCTCTGAAG ACACCCCATCGAGTTTGCCCGAGGCTGAGAAGCTTCTATCGCAGCACCAGACCATCAAGGAGGAGATCGACAACTACAAGGACGAGTACGCCAAGATGATGGAGTACGGAGAGAAGATCACGGCC GAGCCATCGACGCAAGACGACCCGCAGTACATGTTCTTGCGCGAGCGTCTCAAGGCCCTGCGCGAGGGCTGGGCCGAGCTGCAGCAGATGTGGGAGAACCGCCAGCAACTCCTCGCACAGAGCCTCGAGCTGCAACTGCTGCAGCGCGACGCGAGACAGGCTGAGGTGCTGCTGTCTCACCAGGAGCACAG gcTAGCAAAGACCGAACCACCGACCAACTTGGAACAAGCCGAAAACTTGATCAAGGAACATGAGGCCTTCCTCACTACCATGGAAGCTAACGACGATAAGATCAACTCCGTGGTGCAGTTCGCCAACCGTCTGGTCGAAGAGAGACATTTCGATGCCGATAAGATTCAGCGCAAGGCCGAAAGCATCGAGGCCAGGCGTAATGCCAACCGCGAGAAGGCTTTGCAACAGATGGAGAAACTTCAAGACCAGTTGCAGCTCCACCAATTCCTTCAGGATTGTGACGAACTCGGTGAATGGGTGCAGGAGAAGAATGTCACCGCTCAAGACGACACATACCGTTCCGCCAAGACTATCCATTCTAAATGGACCCGCCATCAAGCCTTCGAAGCCGAAATTGCCGCTAACAAGGAGCGTCTTTTCGCCGTTCAGAACGCTGCTGAGGAGCTCATGAAACAGAAACCCGAATTCGTCGAAATCATTTCACCGAAAATGCACGAACTACAAGACCAGTTTGAAAACCTGCAGACAACAACCAAGGAAAAGGGCGAGCGCTTGTTCGATGCCAACAGGGAAGTGCTTCTGCACCAGACTTGCGACGACATCGACTCGTGGATGAACGAACTCGAAAAGCAAATCGAGAACACAGACACTGGCACCGACCTTGCTTCTGTAAACATTCTTATGCAGAAACAGCAGATGATCGAAACACAGATGGCGGTCAAAGCCAAGCAAGTCACCGAGCTCGAGACTCAGGCTGAATACTTGCAGAAGACCGTGCCCGATAAGATGGAAGAGATCAAGGAAAAGAAAAAGTGCGTCGAACAGAGATTCGAGCAGTTGAAGGCTCCATTGTTGGAGCGCCAACGCCAATTGGCGAAGAAGAAGGAAGCATTCCAGTTCCGTCGCGATATCGAGGATGAGAAATTGTGGATCCACGAGAAGATGCCGCTAGCTACTAGCACCGATTACGGTAACTCGTTGTTCAACGTACAAATGCTTCAGAAGAAGAACCAGTCGTTGAAAACGGAGACTGACAATCACGAACCCAGGATCTTGACCGTCATCTCCAATGGACAGAAGCTGATTGACGAGGGACACGAGGCAGCGCCCGAGTTCAAGCAGCTTATCGATGAACTTACCGCGAGGTGGCGAGAACTTAAGG ATGCCATCGAGCAACGCAAGAACAACCTGTCCCAATGGGAGAAGGCACAGCAGTACTTGTTCGATGCCAATGAGGCGGAGGCGTGGATGAGCGAACAGGAGTTGTACATGATGGTCGAGGACCGCGGCAAGGACGAAATCTCTGCACAGAACCTCATGAAGAAGCACGAGATATTAGAGCAGGCGGTCGATGACTACGCGCAGACTATACGCCAGTTGGGAGAGACGGTGCGGCAGTTGACTAGCGAGGAGCATCCATTGAG cgaACAAATCTCAGTAAAACAGTCGCAAGTGGACAAACTGTACGCGGGTCTGAAGGACCTGGCCGGTGAGCGACGCGCCAAGCTGGACGAGGCGCTGCGGCTGTTCCAGCTGTCGCGCGAGGTGGACGACCTCGAGCAGTGGATCACCGAGCGCGAGCTGGTCGCCAGCTCGCAGGAGCTCGGGCAAGACTACGACCATGTTACG CTTCTCTGGGAGCGTTTCAAGGAGTTCGCGCGCGAGACCCAATCTGTGGGCTCGGAGCGCGTGGCCACGGCGGAGCGCATAGCCGACCAGATGATCGCCATGGGCCACTCCGACAACGCCACCATCGCGCAATGGAAGGAGGGCCTCAAGGAGACCTGGCAAGACCTGCTCGAGCTTATCGAGACCAGGACTCAG ATGTTGGCCGCTTCCCGCGAGCTGCACAAGTACTTCCACGACTGCAAGGACACGCTGCAGCGCGTCAACGAGAAGGCGCGCGGCGTCAGCGACGAGCTCGGCCGCGACGCCATCAGCGTCGGCGCGCTCCAGCGCAAGCACTACAACTTCATGCAGGACCTCAGCACGCTGCAGCAGCAG GTGGAGGCGATCTCCAGCGAGTGCGCGCGACTGGGCGCGTCGTATGCGGGCGACAAGGCGGCGGAGATCACGCGGCGCGAGGCGGAGGTGGCGGACGCGTGGGCCGCGCTGCACGCCGCCTGCGCCGCGCGCAAGGCCAAGCTCGAGGACGCCGACGACCTCTACCGCTTCCTCAACCAAGTGCGCAACCTCACGCTCTGGATGGACGACGTCGTGCGCCAGATGAACACCGGAGAGAAACCTCG AGACGTAAGCGGAGTGGAACTCCTCATGAATAACCACCAATCTCTAAAAGCGGAAATCGACACGCGCGAGGACAATTTCTCAGCGTGCATCTCTCTCGGCAAAGAACTGTTGGCGCGTCAACACTACGCGTCAGCTGACATCAAAGACAAGCTGCTGCAGCTCACCAACCAGCGCAACGCGTTACTGCGCCGCTGGGAGGAGCGCTGGGAGAACTTGCAGCTTA TTCTGGAGGTGTACCAGTTCGCGCGCGACGCGGCGGTGGCGGAGGCGTGGCTGATCGCGCAGGAGCCGTACCTGATGTCGCAGGAGCTCGGCCATACTATCGACGAGGTGGAGAGCCTCATCAAGAAGCACGAGGCCTTCGAGAAGTCCGCCGCCGCGCAGGAGGACAGGTTCAGCGCGCTGCAGCGCCTCACTACG TTCGAAGTGAAGGAGATGAAGCGTCGCCAGGAAGCTGCAGAGGCGGCGGAGAGAGAGAAGCGCGAGCGGGAGGCCGCCgaggccgccgccgccgccgccgaccaGCCCGACGCCACCGACACGCAGCACGAACAGCCGCCGCCGCAAG TCGTAAGGAGAACGTCCACTAAAGCGGCTGAGAAGGCCCAAGAGCGACCGCATTCCCAGCCAG CGCCCGGGACGAGCTCCACACCGGCGACACCGTCGACTTCCGGTAAGGTGAAGTCGCGGTCACGAAGCAAGTCACCGTTCAGGAGTTTCCGATGGCGCACGGCTAAGAAACTGCTCGCCGGATCCCACCACAGCGACGACGAAG